The following are encoded together in the Capsulimonas corticalis genome:
- a CDS encoding DUF4276 family protein: MTRLLIHVEGETEETFVNELLADHLYRKGYTAVSARLLGNSRQRSRRGGIRSWRTVRGDILRHLKEDPNCLATTMVDYYALPQGADDGWPGRHKAAGLAFFMKAASVEEAVAKDIIANTQEMGALSRFFPFVMMHEFEAMLFSDCERFASGVAQPGLASAFQTIRDQFSSPEEINDSPITAPSKRIEGLVPGYVKPLYGTLAALEIGLDAIRAQCPHFRSWLEQLESWPERRASL, encoded by the coding sequence GTGACGAGGCTTCTGATCCATGTCGAGGGCGAGACGGAAGAGACGTTTGTCAATGAATTGCTGGCCGACCACCTGTATCGTAAGGGATATACGGCCGTGAGCGCACGGCTGCTGGGAAATTCTCGGCAGCGAAGCCGCCGGGGCGGAATTCGGTCATGGAGGACAGTCCGCGGCGATATTCTTCGGCATCTCAAGGAAGATCCAAATTGTCTCGCAACCACAATGGTCGATTATTATGCGCTGCCGCAAGGCGCCGATGACGGATGGCCAGGCAGGCATAAGGCAGCCGGTCTTGCATTTTTCATGAAAGCGGCTTCTGTGGAGGAAGCCGTCGCCAAAGATATCATCGCGAACACACAAGAAATGGGCGCCCTTTCCAGGTTTTTCCCGTTCGTGATGATGCATGAATTTGAAGCGATGCTTTTTAGCGATTGCGAGCGATTCGCAAGCGGCGTGGCGCAACCAGGATTGGCTTCCGCTTTTCAGACAATCCGCGACCAATTCAGCAGCCCTGAAGAAATCAACGATTCACCAATCACTGCCCCCTCCAAACGGATTGAAGGACTTGTGCCTGGTTATGTAAAACCTCTTTACGGCACACTCGCCGCATTGGAAATCGGGCTGGACGCCATTCGCGCACAATGTCCACATTTTCGAAGCTGGCTGGAACAATTAGAATCTTGGCCGGAACGCAGAGCGAGCCTCTGA
- a CDS encoding glycoside hydrolase family 15 protein, which produces MHDQTHSQTFLDNSQLAARLDHYYRLVTRVILSRQDPISGLLPASTAVNAHGDYTDAWVRDNIYSIMAAWGLGLAYRKLDWDRGRTYELEQSVVKVMRGLLLAMMRQAPKVERFKHTQSPGDSLHAKYDTRTGNTVVGDNEWGHLQLDATSLWLLMLGQMTASGLSIIYTVDEVNFVQNLVYYIGRAYRTPDFGIWERGEKINHGGAELNASSIGMAKAALEALNGLDLFGVRGGQASVLHVLADEIARSRITLESLLPWESSSKEVDGALLSIVGFPAFAVEDAELAHRTRRRVIEKLQGEYGCKRFLRDGHQTTIEDPGRLYYEAWELKQFENIECEWPLFYTYLMLDALFRGDDGAIAEYRSRLKSVLVTHEGMELLPELYYVPTERIDAERAEPHSQERLPNANVPLVWAQSLYYLALMVDEGLLETGEIDPLGRRLRIGAPREPVVQVALLAEDEALQRELETLGVTTQTPQQIEPIQVRRAGELAGAYGYIGRNDKLGLTGRPVRRLRSLTTSKLFLIRGQIMVFLPSFLDPQKFYLMLDRYYLVEHIKSEIAYIQRHWRQTGRPTITLLLTRTVLEAGRDALLSLIQEMHNGECGGVPVRLGRIGELRQMAGIERIDYLHEFEFSQTPVRDAQPAHFLLAVDPLRCAPLSRQEEMGIDQEHDADAIFRRLPGNPNIYEQVELLQALVRIVGLTATFSIDGKNVTVLDLLEDVYAQAARGEHGRSFWAVVRRAAGLCGKTDVALADAVTDILVRQKQLTFGKSYTDASLVSHPLPPSEIRDKIREFGGADIRDWVLTQEILIYLGVLIKSEPELFRGLLTLRVGYLILLITSELAGDLDMRQEEAYEYLMHLSPSEIQLRLRRVLGDYDDTARLARRQESLPLQQGVVEPLDSLTTIIETPSGGWLRYRQKEGSLNRVPAGFYPRVWNLFEHCKGLIIGDKLELRNRIDSDWILSEMTPGEKNFALTIEHLLNKMDAVKFRQVTIETLVALCHLVERTPSLRIDDYLVTDVIVGHAVRLAWLDHHPDRADAYDEDKSEAWTSFYESSPQTCAAAVVKALQFLTQGEAV; this is translated from the coding sequence ATGCATGATCAAACACACTCCCAAACTTTTCTCGACAACTCACAGCTCGCCGCCCGTCTGGATCACTACTATCGATTGGTGACCCGAGTGATTCTCAGCCGGCAGGACCCGATTTCGGGCCTGCTGCCCGCGAGCACGGCGGTGAACGCGCATGGGGACTATACCGACGCGTGGGTGCGAGACAATATCTACAGCATCATGGCGGCGTGGGGTTTGGGGCTGGCTTATCGTAAGCTCGACTGGGACCGGGGGCGGACGTACGAGCTGGAGCAGTCGGTCGTCAAGGTGATGCGCGGCCTGCTGCTGGCGATGATGCGGCAGGCGCCGAAGGTGGAGCGGTTCAAGCATACGCAGTCGCCGGGAGATTCGCTGCACGCCAAGTACGACACGCGGACGGGAAACACGGTGGTCGGCGACAATGAGTGGGGGCATTTGCAGCTCGACGCAACCTCGCTGTGGCTGCTGATGCTCGGGCAGATGACGGCGTCGGGCCTGTCCATTATTTACACGGTGGACGAGGTGAACTTTGTCCAGAACTTAGTCTATTATATCGGACGGGCGTATCGAACGCCGGACTTTGGGATCTGGGAGCGCGGCGAAAAGATCAATCACGGCGGCGCGGAGCTGAACGCCAGCTCCATCGGCATGGCGAAGGCGGCGCTGGAGGCGCTGAATGGGCTGGACCTGTTCGGCGTGCGCGGCGGGCAGGCGTCGGTACTGCACGTGCTGGCGGACGAGATCGCCCGGTCACGGATCACGCTGGAGTCGCTGCTGCCCTGGGAATCGAGCTCTAAAGAGGTGGACGGCGCCTTGCTCAGCATCGTCGGATTCCCGGCGTTCGCGGTGGAGGACGCGGAACTCGCGCACCGGACTCGCCGGCGGGTCATCGAAAAGCTTCAGGGCGAATACGGCTGCAAGCGATTTTTGCGCGATGGGCACCAGACGACGATTGAAGATCCAGGCCGTCTCTATTACGAAGCCTGGGAGCTGAAGCAGTTCGAGAATATCGAGTGCGAATGGCCGCTCTTCTACACCTATCTCATGCTGGACGCGCTGTTCCGGGGAGATGACGGGGCGATCGCCGAATACCGGTCGCGGCTGAAAAGCGTGCTGGTGACCCACGAGGGCATGGAGCTGCTGCCAGAGCTGTACTATGTGCCGACGGAGCGGATCGACGCCGAGCGCGCGGAGCCGCACAGCCAGGAGCGTCTGCCGAACGCGAATGTCCCGCTGGTCTGGGCGCAGAGTCTTTACTATCTGGCGCTGATGGTGGATGAGGGGCTGCTGGAGACGGGCGAGATCGATCCGCTGGGCCGGCGCCTGCGCATCGGCGCGCCGCGCGAACCGGTCGTCCAGGTGGCTCTGCTGGCGGAAGACGAAGCCTTGCAGCGCGAACTGGAGACGCTGGGAGTGACGACGCAAACGCCGCAGCAGATCGAGCCGATCCAGGTCCGGCGCGCCGGGGAGCTCGCCGGCGCCTACGGGTATATCGGGCGCAACGACAAGCTGGGCCTGACCGGGCGCCCCGTGCGACGCCTGCGCAGTCTCACGACCTCGAAGCTGTTTCTGATCCGAGGCCAGATCATGGTCTTCCTGCCCTCGTTTCTGGACCCACAGAAGTTCTACCTGATGCTGGACCGGTACTATCTGGTCGAGCACATCAAGAGCGAGATCGCCTATATTCAGCGGCACTGGCGACAAACGGGGCGTCCCACGATCACGCTGCTGCTCACGCGCACCGTGCTGGAGGCGGGGCGCGACGCCCTGCTGTCGCTGATCCAGGAGATGCACAACGGCGAATGCGGCGGCGTCCCGGTGCGCCTGGGACGGATCGGCGAGCTGCGCCAGATGGCGGGAATCGAGCGGATCGACTATCTCCACGAATTCGAGTTCTCCCAGACGCCCGTCCGCGACGCGCAGCCGGCGCACTTTCTCCTGGCCGTCGATCCTCTGCGATGCGCGCCTTTGTCACGCCAGGAAGAGATGGGAATCGATCAGGAGCATGACGCCGACGCGATCTTCCGGCGGCTTCCCGGCAACCCCAACATCTACGAACAGGTGGAGCTGCTCCAGGCGCTGGTGCGGATCGTCGGCCTCACGGCGACATTTTCCATCGACGGAAAAAATGTCACGGTGCTGGACTTGCTGGAAGACGTTTACGCGCAGGCGGCGCGCGGCGAGCACGGGCGCTCCTTCTGGGCCGTGGTGCGCCGCGCCGCCGGACTCTGCGGCAAAACCGACGTCGCCCTCGCGGACGCCGTCACCGACATTCTCGTCCGCCAGAAGCAGCTCACGTTCGGCAAATCGTACACCGACGCCTCGCTGGTCTCCCACCCGCTCCCGCCGAGCGAAATCCGCGACAAGATCCGCGAGTTCGGCGGCGCGGATATCCGCGACTGGGTGCTGACGCAGGAAATCCTGATCTACCTCGGCGTATTGATCAAGAGCGAGCCGGAGCTCTTCCGTGGCCTGCTCACCCTGCGCGTCGGCTATCTCATCCTGCTCATTACCAGCGAGCTCGCGGGCGATCTGGACATGCGCCAGGAAGAAGCCTACGAGTACCTGATGCACCTGAGCCCTTCCGAGATCCAGCTGCGCCTGCGCCGTGTGCTGGGAGATTATGACGATACCGCCAGGCTGGCGCGCCGCCAAGAATCCCTCCCGCTTCAGCAGGGCGTCGTCGAACCCCTGGATTCTCTCACGACGATCATCGAAACCCCGTCCGGCGGCTGGCTCCGCTACCGCCAGAAAGAAGGCTCCCTTAACCGCGTCCCCGCCGGCTTCTACCCGCGCGTCTGGAACCTCTTCGAGCACTGCAAGGGCCTGATCATCGGGGACAAACTGGAGCTGCGCAACCGCATCGACAGCGACTGGATTCTTTCCGAGATGACTCCCGGCGAAAAGAACTTCGCCCTCACGATCGAGCATTTGCTCAACAAGATGGACGCCGTCAAGTTCCGCCAGGTCACCATCGAAACGCTCGTCGCCCTCTGCCATCTCGTCGAGCGCACCCCCAGCCTCCGGATCGACGACTACCTCGTCACCGACGTCATCGTCGGCCACGCCGTCCGCCTCGCCTGGCTCGACCACCACCCCGACCGCGCCGACGCCTACGACGAAGACAAATCCGAAGCCTGGACCTCCTTCTACGAATCCTCCCCCCAAACCTGCGCCGCCGCCGTCGTCAAAGCGCTGCAGTTCTTGACGCAGGGGGAAGCGGTGTGA
- a CDS encoding AAA family ATPase produces MATADQLKSLIKSHFEDDRERFSTIALQLAAHEARQGHSALAHEIRTSVERGTARSVRLFPAHQEYDNIFEMWEPTQRLSDMIINAATKRRLERVILEYRQLDRLKRHGLENRRKLLIFGPPGTGKTMTAQVLAFELGLPLLTVLTDKLVTKYMGETSAKLRVVFECMEERKGVYLFDEFDAIGGEREQSNDVGEIRRVLNSFLQFIERDQSDSLIIAATNNIRLLDQALFRRFDDVIRYDVPTDSEAKRLMANRLGIFKSQSLSFSSAIKDQLPLSHAEISQACDDAIKEAILSGRDKVTTTLLRDMLYDRRTAYETERE; encoded by the coding sequence ATGGCCACTGCTGATCAATTAAAATCACTCATAAAATCACACTTTGAGGATGACCGAGAGCGCTTCTCGACAATTGCCCTGCAGTTGGCGGCTCATGAAGCCAGACAAGGTCATTCGGCGCTCGCTCACGAAATCCGTACGTCGGTTGAGCGAGGAACCGCAAGATCTGTACGCCTCTTCCCAGCTCATCAAGAATATGATAATATTTTCGAGATGTGGGAGCCGACCCAACGTCTGAGTGACATGATTATTAACGCAGCTACCAAACGACGTTTAGAGCGTGTAATCCTTGAGTATCGTCAATTGGATCGTTTAAAACGGCATGGTCTAGAAAACAGAAGAAAGCTGCTGATTTTCGGCCCTCCCGGAACAGGGAAGACTATGACGGCTCAAGTATTAGCGTTTGAGCTGGGGCTTCCGCTCCTTACAGTACTAACGGACAAGCTGGTCACCAAGTATATGGGAGAAACTAGCGCCAAACTTCGGGTAGTATTCGAATGTATGGAGGAGCGCAAAGGCGTCTATCTATTCGATGAATTTGATGCTATTGGTGGGGAGCGTGAACAAAGTAACGATGTTGGTGAAATCAGACGTGTTCTCAATTCTTTCCTTCAATTCATTGAACGTGATCAATCAGACAGTCTAATCATCGCTGCAACAAATAATATCCGTCTGCTTGATCAGGCACTATTTCGAAGGTTTGACGATGTAATCCGATATGATGTGCCAACGGATTCAGAGGCAAAGCGCTTAATGGCAAATCGTCTAGGAATTTTCAAGAGCCAAAGTCTTTCATTTAGTAGCGCGATTAAGGACCAGTTACCACTAAGTCACGCTGAAATCTCACAAGCCTGCGACGATGCAATTAAAGAGGCAATCCTAAGCGGACGTGACAAGGTTACAACCACGCTCCTACGTGATATGTTATATGACCGACGCACTGCATACGAAACAGAACGTGAATGA
- a CDS encoding S8 family peptidase: MTDALHTKQNVNDPMPSTPLKHIFLNDKVHNQKYKRPGTGGGGNSKILERNRLPHAERLATEFDAAWTASETTVAERLFVSVPARDGIYLEFSGLKGYDLMIKSLEDRRQGVRLMSTRSINDTVYATVYVPRSRRAYFAKKIRDYGNSESRFGQPKNKASVESIESIRKAIIASFWLDNITLLPSTERVKCEVWLHVENEETENRFRDTCKQLSIHCENGSIKFPERSVLIVTANLSDLHQLIEAADFIAELRRAKDTARYFLELENADQTNWSQELLGRLRTPREPKVAISLLDTGVNNGHPLLQPLLSDSDCHTFNTSWGVTDHHGHGTLMCGLVGYGNLRAAMENSEEVFIDHKLESVKILPPNGENDPKLYGHIVSQAISLVEITSPKLKHITCMAVTATDDRDRGRPSSWSAAIDAITSGADDNQKRLFIVSAGNVSDPDHWLTFPESNKENSVHDPGQSWNALTIGAYTEMISITDPTFDGYVAIAAAGELSPFSSTSATWDMKWPIKPEVLFEGGNAAASLDGTSASVCDDLSMLSTYRQHARRQFDSMHMTSAATGLAANLAARIQDAYPDAWPETVRALMVHSAEWTEAMKQQFLSDETKTSYNKLLRICGYGVPLETRALECAGNYLTLITQNELQPFSLGKDNRPSTNEMDLHELPWPKDELLKMGDVQVTLKITLSYFVEPGPGERGWKDRYRYASHGLRFDVNMPGETNNEFVGRMNAAARDDNETYEFGSTSGRWLLGTNARDVGSVHSDSIHGTAADIATCNFVGIYPVGGWWRERSYLNKYANRTRYSLIVSISTPAVEVDLYTPVLHQVSVASQVQQVETTVPGI; the protein is encoded by the coding sequence ATGACCGACGCACTGCATACGAAACAGAACGTGAATGACCCTATGCCTTCTACCCCTCTAAAGCATATTTTTCTTAACGATAAGGTTCATAACCAAAAGTATAAACGCCCAGGTACAGGTGGTGGCGGAAACAGTAAAATCCTAGAGCGTAACCGCTTGCCTCACGCCGAACGATTGGCGACTGAGTTTGATGCCGCATGGACAGCCTCTGAAACGACAGTTGCCGAGCGATTATTCGTATCGGTGCCCGCTCGAGACGGTATATACCTTGAATTTTCTGGCTTAAAAGGCTACGATCTTATGATCAAGAGCCTTGAAGACCGAAGACAAGGCGTCCGGTTAATGTCAACGCGTTCAATAAATGACACTGTATATGCGACCGTATATGTTCCTCGATCACGGAGGGCATATTTTGCAAAAAAAATTCGCGACTATGGCAATAGCGAATCAAGGTTCGGACAGCCAAAGAACAAGGCATCGGTCGAGAGCATAGAGAGTATTCGAAAAGCTATAATTGCTTCCTTTTGGTTAGATAATATCACTCTATTGCCTAGTACCGAGCGTGTAAAATGTGAAGTGTGGTTGCATGTCGAAAATGAAGAAACTGAGAACAGATTCCGTGATACATGCAAGCAGCTTTCAATTCATTGTGAAAATGGGTCAATAAAATTTCCTGAGCGCAGTGTACTAATTGTGACAGCAAATTTATCAGATTTGCATCAGTTAATAGAAGCGGCCGATTTTATTGCAGAGTTGAGAAGAGCTAAAGACACTGCGAGGTACTTCTTAGAACTCGAAAACGCAGATCAAACAAATTGGTCACAAGAATTGCTTGGGCGATTGCGTACACCAAGAGAACCAAAAGTTGCAATCTCTTTGCTAGATACTGGTGTCAATAACGGTCATCCTTTACTTCAACCATTGTTGTCAGATTCTGATTGTCATACATTCAACACAAGTTGGGGTGTTACCGATCATCATGGACACGGTACACTAATGTGTGGCTTGGTTGGTTATGGCAATTTGCGGGCAGCGATGGAGAATAGTGAAGAAGTCTTTATCGATCACAAATTAGAATCCGTAAAAATCCTCCCCCCTAATGGAGAGAATGACCCTAAGCTATATGGACATATAGTTTCTCAGGCGATTAGCCTAGTAGAGATTACGTCTCCCAAATTGAAACATATTACGTGTATGGCTGTTACTGCTACAGATGATCGTGATCGTGGCAGACCATCATCATGGTCTGCGGCCATAGACGCAATCACTTCAGGTGCTGACGACAATCAAAAACGCCTATTTATAGTATCGGCAGGTAATGTTTCCGATCCAGATCATTGGCTTACATTTCCAGAGAGCAATAAGGAAAATTCGGTACATGATCCTGGGCAATCTTGGAATGCATTGACTATTGGCGCATACACCGAGATGATATCGATAACCGACCCGACATTTGACGGTTACGTAGCTATTGCTGCTGCCGGAGAGTTATCACCTTTTAGTTCAACATCTGCCACCTGGGACATGAAATGGCCTATAAAACCGGAAGTGCTCTTTGAGGGCGGCAATGCCGCAGCATCATTAGATGGTACTTCTGCAAGCGTATGCGACGATTTGTCAATGCTCTCCACATATAGGCAACATGCCCGCAGGCAATTCGATTCGATGCATATGACAAGTGCAGCAACTGGGCTCGCTGCAAATCTCGCGGCTCGTATTCAAGACGCTTATCCAGACGCTTGGCCAGAAACAGTGCGTGCATTAATGGTCCACTCAGCCGAATGGACCGAAGCAATGAAGCAACAGTTTCTATCAGATGAAACAAAAACTTCCTATAATAAATTATTGCGAATTTGCGGATACGGTGTTCCATTGGAAACTCGGGCGCTAGAGTGTGCAGGAAATTACCTTACTCTCATCACTCAAAACGAGTTACAACCATTCTCGCTGGGTAAAGACAATCGTCCATCGACTAATGAAATGGACCTTCACGAATTACCATGGCCTAAAGATGAATTGTTGAAAATGGGTGACGTTCAAGTTACTTTAAAAATAACTTTATCGTATTTTGTAGAGCCTGGGCCAGGTGAAAGAGGTTGGAAAGATAGATATCGTTATGCTTCACATGGTTTGAGATTCGATGTGAATATGCCCGGAGAAACTAATAATGAATTTGTTGGGAGAATGAATGCTGCCGCGCGGGACGACAACGAAACATATGAATTTGGCAGTACATCGGGTAGATGGTTACTTGGTACGAATGCTCGCGATGTCGGTTCTGTACATTCGGATAGCATCCATGGAACGGCGGCAGACATAGCGACTTGCAACTTTGTTGGTATTTATCCAGTGGGCGGTTGGTGGCGAGAACGCAGTTATCTGAATAAATACGCGAATCGGACCAGATACTCACTAATTGTTTCTATTAGCACTCCAGCTGTCGAAGTAGATTTATATACACCAGTTTTGCATCAAGTTTCAGTTGCAAGTCAAGTTCAGCAAGTTGAAACCACGGTGCCTGGAATATAA
- a CDS encoding YgiT-type zinc finger protein, producing MKQFKCDQCESEAMHIVERDEICHVKGDKIIVHEAVRLCDACGKRVFDRVLDSAIFQEAFEIYRTLHGRQLEPDCHL from the coding sequence ATGAAGCAGTTCAAATGCGATCAGTGTGAATCCGAAGCGATGCACATCGTCGAACGCGACGAGATATGCCATGTCAAGGGCGACAAGATTATCGTGCATGAAGCGGTGCGCCTCTGTGACGCCTGCGGAAAGCGGGTCTTTGACCGTGTACTCGATAGTGCTATCTTTCAGGAGGCGTTCGAGATCTATCGAACGCTTCATGGTCGGCAACTTGAACCGGACTGTCACCTTTAA
- a CDS encoding LamG domain-containing protein, producing MSMTSLSRRNSLAARATAAAFAILIPVTAAVAAPHITHKPIPKDGLIAYWPGDGNARDLVGGHNANPSAGMQYQPGKAGQCFALDGKSAYAGVPFAPVFDLDPAGQFTISAWVRPEATGSYQAVFVKAATKGAWDYGVIIDRQGRFYSGRDANDVAQSKTVVIPGTWYHIAVTYDAGSFKTYVNGALEAEASNVQIGKSASGLCIGHKGEVSVPGEDPDWFQGNIDELRFYNKALGADGVKMLYDANK from the coding sequence ATGTCCATGACTTCTCTTTCCCGACGAAACTCGCTCGCCGCTCGCGCCACTGCGGCCGCGTTCGCCATCCTGATCCCAGTCACGGCCGCCGTCGCCGCGCCGCATATTACACACAAACCTATCCCGAAGGATGGGCTGATCGCTTACTGGCCGGGCGATGGAAACGCGCGCGATTTGGTTGGCGGGCACAATGCGAATCCGTCGGCGGGGATGCAGTATCAGCCGGGGAAGGCGGGGCAGTGTTTCGCGCTGGATGGGAAGTCGGCGTATGCGGGCGTGCCGTTTGCGCCGGTGTTTGATCTCGATCCGGCAGGGCAGTTTACGATCAGCGCTTGGGTGCGGCCGGAGGCGACGGGGAGTTATCAGGCGGTCTTCGTGAAGGCGGCCACGAAGGGCGCTTGGGATTATGGCGTGATTATCGACCGGCAGGGACGCTTTTATTCGGGGCGTGACGCCAACGATGTCGCGCAGTCGAAGACGGTGGTGATTCCGGGAACTTGGTATCACATCGCCGTCACCTACGACGCCGGCAGCTTTAAAACCTACGTGAACGGCGCGCTCGAAGCGGAAGCGTCCAATGTGCAGATTGGGAAATCGGCGTCGGGGCTGTGCATCGGACACAAAGGGGAAGTCTCGGTTCCGGGCGAGGATCCAGACTGGTTTCAAGGGAATATCGACGAACTGCGGTTTTACAACAAGGCGCTGGGCGCCGACGGGGTGAAGATGCTCTACGACGCCAATAAATAG
- a CDS encoding ankyrin repeat domain-containing protein, giving the protein MTTPHGIDLDQYKTQAKDLLKQARAGDAATLTRLRVSHPEGERLFSLPHIALADSQLVIARENGYGSWTKFKEHLLFQQGVGALDAGDLPKLEALLNKYPALIRYHCHHGEYAQGYFAGATLLHHIAGNPIRCPIPANIVDVTRLLLARGADPNALAGASTTIGLLITSRQAFEASVAAPLIELLEASGASERILDDPDVLSQPLWNGGRATAEALVKRGAAMDVRHAAALGRLDLLPALLGEDPNSQLLEESLVYACVQNEVEVVRYLLRSGARGDVNASPGGQSSALHNAAWRGFSEIVALLLENGARTDQRDNQWNGTPADWTEHGGHTELAALLQ; this is encoded by the coding sequence ATGACCACGCCTCATGGCATCGACCTCGATCAGTACAAGACACAGGCCAAAGATCTGCTCAAGCAGGCCCGCGCTGGAGACGCCGCCACTTTGACGCGATTGCGCGTGAGCCATCCCGAAGGCGAGCGCCTCTTTTCTCTTCCCCACATCGCCCTCGCCGATAGTCAGCTTGTCATTGCGCGCGAGAATGGCTATGGAAGCTGGACGAAATTCAAAGAGCATTTGCTCTTTCAGCAGGGCGTTGGCGCGCTGGACGCCGGGGACCTCCCAAAGCTCGAAGCGCTGTTAAACAAATATCCCGCTCTGATACGATACCACTGCCATCACGGCGAGTATGCGCAAGGGTACTTCGCGGGCGCGACGCTTCTCCATCACATTGCCGGCAATCCCATTCGATGTCCAATTCCGGCAAATATCGTGGACGTCACACGCCTGCTGCTCGCGCGCGGCGCCGATCCGAACGCCCTCGCCGGCGCTTCCACCACAATTGGGCTTTTGATCACAAGCCGTCAGGCGTTCGAGGCGAGTGTCGCGGCTCCGCTGATCGAACTGCTGGAGGCCTCCGGGGCGAGTGAGCGCATCCTCGACGATCCCGACGTACTCTCGCAGCCGCTCTGGAACGGCGGCCGGGCGACGGCGGAAGCGCTCGTGAAGCGCGGCGCGGCGATGGATGTCCGCCACGCCGCCGCGCTCGGACGCCTGGATCTTCTGCCAGCCCTGCTTGGAGAAGATCCCAATTCGCAACTACTCGAAGAATCGCTCGTTTACGCCTGCGTGCAGAACGAAGTGGAAGTCGTCCGATATTTGCTTCGGAGCGGCGCGAGGGGGGATGTGAACGCGTCGCCCGGCGGCCAATCCTCCGCGCTGCACAACGCGGCGTGGCGCGGGTTTTCGGAGATCGTGGCGCTGCTTCTGGAGAACGGCGCCCGTACGGATCAGCGCGATAACCAATGGAATGGAACTCCGGCAGACTGGACGGAGCATGGGGGACACACGGAACTGGCGGCGCTGCTTCAGTAG